The nucleotide sequence GCGCTGGTACATGGCCGATCAGGACGAGGTCGACACCTATTTCGAGCGCGAGATGCCGGGGCCCGAGACGCAGCCGCTGTTCGCGCTCGCGAAGGAGCTGCGCGTCGGCTTCTGCTTGGGGTATGCTGAGCTCGCGATCGAGGACGGCGTCGTCCACCGCTACAACACCGCCATTCTCGTCGACAAGGACGCCCGCATCGTCTCGAAATACCGCAAGGTGCATCTGCCGGGGCATGCCGAGCACGAGCCGTGGCGCAAGTTCCAGCATCTGGAAAAACGCTATTTCGAGCCGGGCCGCAATTTCGGCGTCACGAACGCATTCGGCGGCGTGATCGGCATGGCGATCTGCAACGATCGCCGTTGGCCGGAGACCTATCGCGTCATGGGGCTGCAGGGCGTCGAGATGGTGCTGATCGGCTACAACACGCCGGTGCACAATCCGCCCGCGCCGGAGCATGACGACCTCTCGCTGTTCCACAACCGCCTCGTGATGCAGTCCGGTGCCTATCAGAACGGCACCTGGGTGATCGGCGTGGCGAAAGGCGGCATCGAGGAGGGCGTCGACGCCATCGCCGGCAGCTGCATCATCGCGCCCTCGGGCGAGATCGTGGCGGCCTGCGCCACCAAGGGCGACGAGATCGCGTTGGCCCGCTGCGATCTCGATCTGTGCAAGTCCTACAAGCAGACGATCTTCAATTTCGACGTCCATCGCCAGCCGCAGGCGTACGGCATGATCGTCGAACGCAAGGGCGAGCGGCTGATGGCCGACGGCTCGCCGGTGCAGAAGCCGTGACGCGTAGGGTGGGCAAAGGCGCGCCGTGCTGTTTCCAAACGCGAGATCGCAATGGCGCCGTGCCCACCGTCTCGCTGCAGACCATGCGGCGCGATGGTGGGCACGGCGCCATCGCGACCTTGCATGTGGACGGGACAGGGCCTCGCCTTTGCCCACCCTACGGCACCTTCATCCTTGCGCCCCATGCCTCATTTGCGTTCAAATGAATGCCCTCGACGTGCATGGCATGGGCCTTGCTTACAATTTCGGCAATTGAACTCGGTCACGTTGCATCAGGAGAGAACATGGATCGCAGAACGGTATTGAAGGGATTGGCGGGCGCGGGTGGTCTGGCGCTGACCGGCTTCGCAGCCCCCGCGATCGCGCAAGGCGCAAACGCACGCACCCTGCGCTTCGTCCCGCAGGCCAATCTCGCCAATTTCGATCCGATCTGGGGCACGCAATATGTCGTGCGCAACGCAGCGGCGATGGTGTGGGACACGCTGTACGGCATCGACGACAAGTTCGTGCCGCAGCGCCAGATGGTGGAGTCCGAAGAAGTTTCCTCCGATGGACTGACCTGGACCTTCAAGCTGCGTCCCGGCCTGAAATTCCATGACGGCTCGCCGGTGCTCGCCAAGGACGTCGTCGCCAGCCTGACGCGCTGGTCGGCGCGTGACCCGATGGGCCTGATGCTGAAGGCCATCCAGAACGAGCTCACCGCGGTCGATGACAAGACCTTCAAATGGGTGCTGAAGCAGCCTTATCCGAAGATGCTGTTCGCGCTCGGCAAGGGCAACGCGCCGTGCGCTTTCGTGATGCCCGAGCGCATCGCACAGACCGATCCGTTCAAGCAGATCTCCGAATATGTCGGCTCTGGCCCGTTCAAATTCGCGAAGGGCGAATGGGTGCCGGGCGCCAAGGCCGTGTTCGAGAAGTTCGCCGACTACGTGCCGCGCGACGAGAAGCCGGTGTGGCTGGCCGGCGGCAAGAAGGTGCTGGTCGATCGCGTCGAGTGGGTGATCATGCCGGATCCCGCGACTGCTGCGGCCGCCTTGCAGAACGGCGAGGTCGACTGGTGGGAGAACCCGATCACCGATCTCGTGCCGGTGCTGAAGGGCAACAAGAACATCGGTGTCGACATCGGCGACCCCCTCGGCAATGTCGGCTCGTTCCGCATGAACCATCTGCATGCGCCGTTCAACAATGCCAAGGCCCGCCAGGCCATCCTGATGGCGATGAGCCAGGAAGACTACATGCGCTCGCTGGTCGGCGACGACAACGCGCTGTGGAAGCCGCTGCCCGGCTTCTTCACCCCGGACACGCCGCTCTACACCGAAGCCGGCGGCGAGATCCTGAAGGGCAAGCGCGACTTCACCGCTGCCAAGAAGCTGCTCGAGGAAGCCGGCTACAAGGGCGAGCCGATCACCTGCGTGGTCGCGCAGGACCAGCCGATCACCAAGGCGTTCGGCGACGTCACCGCGGATCTTCTGAAGAAGCTCGGCATGAATGTCGACTTCGTCGCGACCGATTGGGGCACCGTCGGCGCCCGCCGCGCGCAGAAGACGCCGCCGTCGCAGGGTGGCTGGCACATGTTCCACACCTGGCACGCGGGCGCGGACTGCATCAACCCGGCGGCCTACACCGCGCTGCGCGCCAATGGCGACAAGGCCTGGTTCGGCTGGCCGACCAGCGAGAAGGTGGAGACCGAGATCACCAACTGGTTCAACGCCAAGTCGCTCGACGAGGAGAAGACCGTCGCGGCGCGCATCAACAAGGCGGCGCTCGACGACGTGGTGTTCGCACCCACCGGCTTCTTCCTCGGCTACACCGCCTGGCGCAAGAACGTCTCCGGCGTGACCAAGGGGCCGATCCCGCTGTTCTGGGGCGTGTCGAAGACCGCATAAGGCGCTGACCACAGATGCTCGCTTATGCGCTCCGACGCGTGCTGTCGACCTTGCCCGTGATGGCGATCGTCGCGCTGTTCGTCTTCAGCCTGCTGTACATCGCGCCGGGTGATCCCGCCGCGGTGATTGCCGGCGACCAGGCGAGCCCGGCCGACGTCGAGCGCATCCGCGCCAATCTCGGACTGGACCAGCCTTTCCTGGTCCAGTTCGGCAGCTGGGTGTGGCGCCTGCTGCACTTTGATCTCGGTACATCGATCTTCACCAATCTGCCGGTGGCGTCGATGATCGCCCAGCGCATTGAACCTACTCTGTCGCTGATGATGGTCACCTTGGTCCTGACCATCATCATCGCGGTGCCGCTCGGCGTCCTCGCGGCGTGGAAGGCGGGCACCTGGATCGACCGCGTGATCATGGCCTTCGCCGTGTTCGGCTTCTCGGTGCCGGTGTTCGTGGTCGGCTACATCCTCGCTTATGTCTTCGCCTTGAAGTTCGACCTGCTGCCGGTGCAGGGCTATACGCCGTTGTCGCAAGGCTTCTGGCCGTGGCTGCAGAACCTGATCCTGCCGGCGGTCGCGCTCGGCTGCGTCTACATCGCGCTGATCGCGCGCATCACCCGCGCCGCCATGCTCGAGGTGCTGCAGCAGGACTACATCCGCACCGCGCGCGCCAAGGGCCTGGGGCAGGGCGGCATCCTGTTCATCCACGCGCTGAAGAACGCGGCGGTGCCGATCGTCACCGTGGTCGGCATCGGCATCGCGCTGCTGATCGGCGGCGCCGTCGTCACGGAGAGCGTGTTCGCGATTCCCGGTTTGGGACGGCTCACCATCGATGCCATCCTGCGCCGTGACTATCCCGTCATCCAGGGCATCGTGCTGCTGTTCAGCTTCGTCTATGTGCTCGTCAATCTCCTGATCGACATCACCTACACCCTGGTCGACCCGAGGATCCGCTATTGACCGTCACTACAACCTCTCCGCCGCCAGGCCTCGTCGTCGCGCCTGTTCTGCCGGACCTGATGGCGGCGCCGAAGATCCGCCGCGGAGCCATCGGCTTTCTGCGCAACCATCCGACGGTCGCGATCGGCGGCGCGCTGCTTCTCGTGCTCGTGATTATCGGTGTGTTCGCGCCGTTCCTCTTCACCGTCGATCCCACCGCGATCGCGCCGGCCAAGCGTACGCGCTTGCCGTCGGCGGATTTCTGGTTCGGCACCGACGCGTTGGGACGCGACATCTATTCGCGCGTGCTCTACGGCACCCGCGTCTCGCTCACGGTGGGCCTGGCCGTTGCGCTCGGCGCGTCCTTGATCGGCCTCACCATCGGCCTCGTCGCCGGCTTCGTGCGCTGGGCCGACGGCGTCCTGATGCGCTGCATGGACGGGCTGATGTCGATCCCGCCGATCCTGCTCGCGGTCGCGCTGATGGCGCTGACGCGCGGCAGCGTCGGGAACGTCATCCTCGCCATCACCATCGCCGAGATCCCGCGCGTCGCGCGCCTCGTCCGAGGCGTCGTGCTGAGTTTGCGCGAGCAGCCATATGTCGACGGCGCGGTCGCCTCGGGCACGCGCACGCCGATGGTGATCCTGCGCCACATCCTGCCGAACACGACGGCGCCGATGCTGGTGCAGGCGACCTATATCTGCGCCAGCGCCATGATCACTGAGGCGATCCTCTCCTTCATCGGCGCCGGCACACCGCCGACCATTCCGTCCTGGGGCAACATCATGGCCGAGGGCCGCGCGCTGTGGCAGGTCAAGCCCTATATCGTGTTCTTCCCGGCAGCGTTCCTGTCGGTGACCGTGCTCGCCGTGAACCTCGTCGGCGACGGCCTCCGCGACGCCCTCGACCCGCGTATGGCGAAGTCACCATGAGCGGAGTCCTCTCAAACCGTGCGGCCCGAGTGGGGGCCTCGCCCTTCGAGACGCCCGCCGCTGGCGGGCTCCTCAGGGTGAGGGGTGGGAGCGTGCGCTGTGGGGACCCTGATCATGGCGGCGCCGCAACGCCGATCTCGGACCCCAACCCTCATGGTGAGGAGCGCCGCGCCGAGTTGCCCGTGATCGCGGGCAGTTGCAATGCGCGGCGCGTCTCGAACCATGAGGCCCCGATGACACCGCACGAGGCTCCAACCGCTCGCCGGGAGCTGAACTGATGCCGCTGCTCGAGGTCGAGAATCTCCAAGTGCATTTTCGCACCCCCACCGGCATCAACCGCGCCGTCGACGGCGTGTCGTTCCACGTCAACCCCGGCGAGACGCTCGCCATCGTCGGCGAATCCGGCTGCGGCAAGTCGGTCACCTCGATGTCGATGATGCGGCTGATTCCTGAGCCGCCCGGCAAGATCGCGGGCTCGATCAAGCTCGAGGGCAGGGACATCCTGACGCTCAGCGATCGCGAGATGCGCGCGCTTCGCGGCAACGACATTTCGATGATCTTCCAGGAGCCGATGACCAGTCTCAATCCCGTGCTGACCGTCGGCCGCCAGATCGGCGAGACCTTGCGGCTGCATCAGGGACTTGATCAGGCGCAGGCCGAGGCGCGCGCGGTCGAGATGCTGACCCTCGTCGGCATCCCCGAGCCGGCACGACGCGTGCGCGAATATCCGCACCAGCTTTCGGGGGGCATGCGCCAGCGCGTGATGATCGCGATGGCGCTGGCGTGCAATCCAAAACTCCTGATCGCGGACGAGCCGACCACCGCGCTCGACGTCACCATCCAGGCGCAGATCCTCAAGCTGATGCTCGAACTGAAGCAGCGCGTCGGCGCCGCGATCATCCTGATCACGCACGATCTCGGCGTCGTCGCCGAGGTCGCCGAGCGCGTGATGGTGATGTATGCGGGACGCAAGGTCGAGGAAGCGCCGGTCAAGGAGCTGTTCCGCTCGCCGCGTCATCCCTATACGCAGGGCCTGCTCGGCGCGCTGCCCAAGCTTGGCTCGTCGCTGTCGGGCGAGACCAAGCGCCTTGCGGAAATTCCCGGCCAGGTGCCGGACCTCAAGCAGCGCATCGAGGGCTGCGTGTTCGCCGGCCGCTGTGCGCTCGCCACGGACGTCTGCCGCCAATACGCGCCGGGCCTGGAGCAGAAAGCCGCGCATCACATCGCCGCCTGTCATTTCGCCTTGAAGGAGCAGGCCGCCGCATGACGATGCCGCTGCTCCAGGTCAACGATCTCAAGAAGCATTTCCCGATCTCGGGCGGCCTGTTCGGCCGCACCAAGAGCAAGGTGCACGCCGTCGACGGCGTGTCGTTCGAGATCGCGCGCGGCGAAACCTTGTCGCTGGTCGGCGAGTCCGGCTGCGGCAAGTCGACCGTCGGCCGCGCCATTCTCAGGCTGTTCGACATCACCGGCGGGCAGATCGTGCTCGACGGCCAGCGTATCGACGATCTCGGCCCGCACCGCCTGCGCGAGATGCGCCGCCGCGTCCAGGTCGTGTTCCAGGACCCGTTCTCCAGCCTCAACCCGCGCATGCGGATCCGCGACATCCTCGCCGAGCCGATCAACAATTTCGGTCTCGCCAAGAGCGCAGCCGAACGCGATGCGCGCATCGCTGAGCTCATGGAGATCGTCCGCCTGCCGCGCGACGCCGTGAACCGCCGCCCGCACGAATTCTCCGGCGGCCAGCGCCAGCGCATCGGCATTGCCCGCGCGCTCGCCGCCAAGCCCGAGCTGATCGTCTGCGACGAGGCGGTGTCCGCGCTCGACGTCTCCGTCAAGGCCCAGATCGTCAACCTGCTGCAGGATCTGCAGCGCGAGTTCGGCCTCGCGCTCCTGTTCATCAGCCACGACCTCGCCATCGTCGAGCACATGACCCACCGCGTCGCCGTGATGTATCTCGGCAAGATCGTCGAGATCGCGCCGCGGCGGCAGATCTTTGCCAGCCCCGGCCATCCCTACACCAAGGCGTTGCTATCAGCCGTGCCCGTCCCGGAGCCCGGCGCCGAGCGCACCCCGATCATCCTGAAGGGTGACGTCCCGAGCCCGGTCAATCCGCCGAAAGGATGCCGCTTCCACACGAGATGCCCGCTCGCCTTCGACCGCTGCCGCAGCGAAGTGCCGGAGCTGCGGCTGAAGGGCGAGGAGCAATGGGTGGCGTGTCATCTGGAGAATGCGTGACGCGACCGTAGCCCGGATGAGCGCAGCGACATCCGGGTTCTCATGAGCCGCGCGTTGAACCCGGATCTCGCTACGCTCATCCGGGCTGCACGTGACACACGCTCTCACCGCGTCATTGCGAGCGGAGCGAAGCAATC is from Bradyrhizobium sp. ORS 285 and encodes:
- a CDS encoding N-carbamoyl-D-amino-acid hydrolase translates to MPRFVNVAIGQLGPIAKSEPRSAVVARLTALMRQAHANGCDLIVYPELALTTFFPRWYMADQDEVDTYFEREMPGPETQPLFALAKELRVGFCLGYAELAIEDGVVHRYNTAILVDKDARIVSKYRKVHLPGHAEHEPWRKFQHLEKRYFEPGRNFGVTNAFGGVIGMAICNDRRWPETYRVMGLQGVEMVLIGYNTPVHNPPAPEHDDLSLFHNRLVMQSGAYQNGTWVIGVAKGGIEEGVDAIAGSCIIAPSGEIVAACATKGDEIALARCDLDLCKSYKQTIFNFDVHRQPQAYGMIVERKGERLMADGSPVQKP
- a CDS encoding ABC transporter substrate-binding protein, which produces MDRRTVLKGLAGAGGLALTGFAAPAIAQGANARTLRFVPQANLANFDPIWGTQYVVRNAAAMVWDTLYGIDDKFVPQRQMVESEEVSSDGLTWTFKLRPGLKFHDGSPVLAKDVVASLTRWSARDPMGLMLKAIQNELTAVDDKTFKWVLKQPYPKMLFALGKGNAPCAFVMPERIAQTDPFKQISEYVGSGPFKFAKGEWVPGAKAVFEKFADYVPRDEKPVWLAGGKKVLVDRVEWVIMPDPATAAAALQNGEVDWWENPITDLVPVLKGNKNIGVDIGDPLGNVGSFRMNHLHAPFNNAKARQAILMAMSQEDYMRSLVGDDNALWKPLPGFFTPDTPLYTEAGGEILKGKRDFTAAKKLLEEAGYKGEPITCVVAQDQPITKAFGDVTADLLKKLGMNVDFVATDWGTVGARRAQKTPPSQGGWHMFHTWHAGADCINPAAYTALRANGDKAWFGWPTSEKVETEITNWFNAKSLDEEKTVAARINKAALDDVVFAPTGFFLGYTAWRKNVSGVTKGPIPLFWGVSKTA
- a CDS encoding ABC transporter permease is translated as MLAYALRRVLSTLPVMAIVALFVFSLLYIAPGDPAAVIAGDQASPADVERIRANLGLDQPFLVQFGSWVWRLLHFDLGTSIFTNLPVASMIAQRIEPTLSLMMVTLVLTIIIAVPLGVLAAWKAGTWIDRVIMAFAVFGFSVPVFVVGYILAYVFALKFDLLPVQGYTPLSQGFWPWLQNLILPAVALGCVYIALIARITRAAMLEVLQQDYIRTARAKGLGQGGILFIHALKNAAVPIVTVVGIGIALLIGGAVVTESVFAIPGLGRLTIDAILRRDYPVIQGIVLLFSFVYVLVNLLIDITYTLVDPRIRY
- a CDS encoding ABC transporter permease; the protein is MTVTTTSPPPGLVVAPVLPDLMAAPKIRRGAIGFLRNHPTVAIGGALLLVLVIIGVFAPFLFTVDPTAIAPAKRTRLPSADFWFGTDALGRDIYSRVLYGTRVSLTVGLAVALGASLIGLTIGLVAGFVRWADGVLMRCMDGLMSIPPILLAVALMALTRGSVGNVILAITIAEIPRVARLVRGVVLSLREQPYVDGAVASGTRTPMVILRHILPNTTAPMLVQATYICASAMITEAILSFIGAGTPPTIPSWGNIMAEGRALWQVKPYIVFFPAAFLSVTVLAVNLVGDGLRDALDPRMAKSP
- a CDS encoding ABC transporter ATP-binding protein, translating into MPLLEVENLQVHFRTPTGINRAVDGVSFHVNPGETLAIVGESGCGKSVTSMSMMRLIPEPPGKIAGSIKLEGRDILTLSDREMRALRGNDISMIFQEPMTSLNPVLTVGRQIGETLRLHQGLDQAQAEARAVEMLTLVGIPEPARRVREYPHQLSGGMRQRVMIAMALACNPKLLIADEPTTALDVTIQAQILKLMLELKQRVGAAIILITHDLGVVAEVAERVMVMYAGRKVEEAPVKELFRSPRHPYTQGLLGALPKLGSSLSGETKRLAEIPGQVPDLKQRIEGCVFAGRCALATDVCRQYAPGLEQKAAHHIAACHFALKEQAAA
- a CDS encoding ABC transporter ATP-binding protein; the protein is MTMPLLQVNDLKKHFPISGGLFGRTKSKVHAVDGVSFEIARGETLSLVGESGCGKSTVGRAILRLFDITGGQIVLDGQRIDDLGPHRLREMRRRVQVVFQDPFSSLNPRMRIRDILAEPINNFGLAKSAAERDARIAELMEIVRLPRDAVNRRPHEFSGGQRQRIGIARALAAKPELIVCDEAVSALDVSVKAQIVNLLQDLQREFGLALLFISHDLAIVEHMTHRVAVMYLGKIVEIAPRRQIFASPGHPYTKALLSAVPVPEPGAERTPIILKGDVPSPVNPPKGCRFHTRCPLAFDRCRSEVPELRLKGEEQWVACHLENA